One candidate division WOR-3 bacterium genomic window, ATTGAAGAAATGATCATACCACTAATAAGACTAAAAAGGCGCCTATCTTAAAATTCCTATCACCTCTTTCTTCGAAAAGAGCTTTCCTTGAAGAGTTCGACCCTTCACAAACAGGATGTACATCCCCTCATCAAGTTCAACACCATCAGCGTATGGATTAATCGTAAAGTCCAACTTACCATCCTCCAGAAGTTTTTCGCTGAAAAAGGTCTGGACCTTCTTTCCATCTAATCGGTAAAGTTCACAGGTTGCATAAACGGGAAATTCAGGAAATTCCACTTTAACCGCAATAGCCGGAACACCCCTCGAGGGCGAAAGGGCTTTCGAAGAAAGGGAAAGAAGAGTTCCCCCCGATGGTGGTAAAATCTGGATTGAATTCTTTCTCCCCATGGTGTTACCTTCCTTCGATGAAATCCAATTGTATTGAGAGTTTGACGGCAAGAAAGGTGAAAGTCTTTCTAAGGAAACGTTGTAAGACCCTCCCCAGCGGGCGGAATAGGGTACCACATCTACGATCTGACCGTAGGAATCGTATAGAAAGACAGTATCTCCAGTATTGTTAAGGGGAGGGAAATTCTTAAGCACCGTGCTATTTGAAATATTGAGGATTGCTGAAGAAAAAACAAAGTAGGAATCTGGCATAAGGGTGATTTCGGGTGCAGATTCTGATCTTTTCACAGGGTCGCCAACGCAATATCCCCTCAAAGAAATCGGACTATTTGAAACATTGTAAAGCTCAACCCACTCCATATCTCCGTTATACATAATTTCGTTTATTACTACCGGTGGCCTTCCTGAAAAAACCTGCAAAAAAGTCGAATCAAAGTAGATATCCTGAATTCCAACACGTAACCAGGCAGGATAGGTGCCCTGAGGTATTAGAAAAGGTCCAATTTTAACAGAGGTAGTAGAATCGGGAAAAAGGGATACACTCCTCTCCTCTTCAGAAGATGGCAAGGCCCCATGAATTTCGTAATTTAACTTCACAGCACTTAAAAATTCAGTACCTGTGTTTGTTATGCTTACAACAAAAGCCAGCTCGCAATCCCCACTCCTTTCAACCTTCACTTCCACCATTTTCAAGTTAAAGGGTTTTGAAACAGAATTCTCCCTTCCACAGGTATTGCCACCTGCTTCGTTACAATACCTCCAGTTGTCCGCATTATCCGGTCCCCAATAATATTTCCGTTCAAAACTCACCCCATCCTTTAATCTCAGAGGAAATCCACTTCCCAATCCAAAGGATGAAACAACGTTGCCGCTTCTATCTATAAGACATAACGTATCATTAGAAGAGAGGCCATTTCCCAAGTCTGTATCCTTAGTTGTCATCACTGAAATTCCACCGGGGAGCGAATAGGGCAAATAATTCTCTCCCTCTACAATGTACTCTCTGTCTAAAATGACTCCGTAGGACTTCGGCGGTACTCTTGTGGTGGCTTTCACCCTCGGATAAAATTGAAGGACTTCCGTAAAAGGAACGATGCTATCGAACTCGGCATTATCCCTGAGTTTAAAAAGTCCCATATCAACGGTATCATCATCAGGGTTATAAATCTCTATAAACTCATTACGGTCGCCGGGGGATAAAGAGCCCGTCTCCGGACCCAGTGGGTCCAGCATAACCTCGGTAATAACAGGATAAACAAAGACGAAAAATAATAAAATACTCATAAATCAAGCACGAAGGTTACGGGGCCGTAATTGATCAACTTCACTTCCATTTTTGCCTGAAAAATGCCTTTGGAAACTCTAATTCTCTCTTCCTCTAATTTCTCACAAAACTTTTCGAAAAACAGACGCGCCTTCTCCGGTTCCATACAATTATCAAAGGATGGGCGTCTGCCTTTTTCTATGTCCCCCTCGAGGGTAAAATTGGGCACTACAAGAATCCCAAGGCCGAGATCCTTTACCGACAGGTTCATCTTCCCGTTTTCGTCTTCAAAAATTCTCAGTTCTAATATTTTCTTAACAGCTTTGGAAATCTTCTCTTCACTATCCCCTTTCCCGAACCCAACAAGGAGCAAAAGTCCAGACTCTATCCCGGATACATAATTCCCCTCAACCCAGACTTCCGCCGTCTTAACCCTTTGAATTACCACCCTCATCTTTCACCTCCCCATTTATTTTAACCGTTAAATCCTGACCTTAAAAAGCCTTTTAATGTGCGAACAATTTTTCTAACCAAGGTTGACGGGTTAAAATCATTAAAATGTTTTCAATCCTTTTCCTAACCCTTCAGCTTCTCACACCGGAACAAATCGGTTTTTACGTCTCAAATTTAACGAAAGCTTCTCGTTCTCGAAACAAAGACTCTCTCCTTTACTATTACAACGAATTGAGAAATAAAGCCAATCCGCGAGAAGAAAATTACCTCTATGCTTACGCCAATGGGCTTGCGATTTTCCTAATTTTAACATCAGACAGCCTTTACGCAAATGAACAGTACGTCGACAGCGCTATTCTTTATTTAGAAAAGTGCACCCAATTGAAACCCGATTTCTCCGACGCCTACGCTGTCCTGGGTTCCCTCTACGGTATGAAGGCCATAATGAACCTTTCCCGCGTCGTGTACTGGGGGAAAAGATCAAAAGAGGCTTTTCAGAAGGCAAAGTCCCTTGATCCTGAAAATCCAAGAGTTTATTATTTGGAAGGAATATCTTTCTTTTTTAGACCAAAAACCTTTGGAGGAGGTAAAGAAAAGGCAAAGAAAAATTTTAAGAAGGCATTGGTCTTGTTCCATAAAGAAAAAAATCCCCTTTCATGGGGGTATATGGAATGTAAGGCGACAGAAACTAAAAAATTAGCCTCAAAAGTTTTTGCCTCACCAAAGGCAAAGAAACCGGTAAGTGCGCGTTTAAAAACGAGAACCTAATTCTTTCGGGTAAAACTCCGAGGGTGAAAACACAAACCATAATAAAGACTATAAACCAAGGTAAAAACTTAAAAAAGCTCTTTAAACTAAAATCTTGGGAAAAGTCGAAAAACGCCACTTTCACAAGACACCAAAATAAACCAAATCTTGCCCAACACCCAACTTAAAAAGATGAGATCAAGGTAAAATACCCTCTATCAGAGGAGCTTGTGAAGATAGAAGCCTTAAACTTCCTCGACCCTTTCCGGAGGATAATCAATCTCTTCTAACTTCTCTCTAACCTTATCAAAATTTGCCGTCTCTATAAAAAGTAATTTCTTTTCAACATCGATCTCAAATTTCTTTTCACCGATCTCTTTCAGGGCCTCCGTAATTCTCATCTTGCAATGATTACAATGAATGGCTGGAATATATACTTTGTACCTTGCCATAACACCCCCTTATTTTAGCCTCATTGAATTCAAAATCACAGATATTGAACTAAAGGCCATTGCACCTTCAGCCAT contains:
- a CDS encoding lamin tail domain-containing protein, translating into MSILLFFVFVYPVITEVMLDPLGPETGSLSPGDRNEFIEIYNPDDDTVDMGLFKLRDNAEFDSIVPFTEVLQFYPRVKATTRVPPKSYGVILDREYIVEGENYLPYSLPGGISVMTTKDTDLGNGLSSNDTLCLIDRSGNVVSSFGLGSGFPLRLKDGVSFERKYYWGPDNADNWRYCNEAGGNTCGRENSVSKPFNLKMVEVKVERSGDCELAFVVSITNTGTEFLSAVKLNYEIHGALPSSEEERSVSLFPDSTTSVKIGPFLIPQGTYPAWLRVGIQDIYFDSTFLQVFSGRPPVVINEIMYNGDMEWVELYNVSNSPISLRGYCVGDPVKRSESAPEITLMPDSYFVFSSAILNISNSTVLKNFPPLNNTGDTVFLYDSYGQIVDVVPYSARWGGSYNVSLERLSPFLPSNSQYNWISSKEGNTMGRKNSIQILPPSGGTLLSLSSKALSPSRGVPAIAVKVEFPEFPVYATCELYRLDGKKVQTFFSEKLLEDGKLDFTINPYADGVELDEGMYILFVKGRTLQGKLFSKKEVIGILR
- the dtd gene encoding D-aminoacyl-tRNA deacylase, with the protein product MRVVIQRVKTAEVWVEGNYVSGIESGLLLLVGFGKGDSEEKISKAVKKILELRIFEDENGKMNLSVKDLGLGILVVPNFTLEGDIEKGRRPSFDNCMEPEKARLFFEKFCEKLEEERIRVSKGIFQAKMEVKLINYGPVTFVLDL
- a CDS encoding heavy-metal-associated domain-containing protein codes for the protein MARYKVYIPAIHCNHCKMRITEALKEIGEKKFEIDVEKKLLFIETANFDKVREKLEEIDYPPERVEEV